One Beggiatoa leptomitoformis DNA segment encodes these proteins:
- a CDS encoding copper resistance system multicopper oxidase encodes MKKLLLMAMLTSLCLFTPFAIANTTEYTLSIARLPVNFTGNTVDKITINGSIPGPTLHFTEGDDAVIHVTNKMQEETSVHWHGLLLPGAMDGVPGLNGFSGIKPNETFTYRFKIRQSGTYWYHSHSMGQEQDGHYGAIVISPKEAEPIQADRDYVVMFSDYSDEESSSILANLKMSSDYYQYARRTVGDFWADASKQGASKAFNEAKMWAEMRMLPTDLSDVSGYMFLVNGKNIEQNWTGLFKAGERVRLRFINASAMSFYDVRIPHLTMTVVAADGQPVEPVTVNEFRFGIAETYDVIVSPTEDIAYTIVAEALDRTGFALGTLAPREGMRGETPTHRPRALLTMADMGMSHGESSAHEGHQTNSTTSTEDHAGMAMDHAAMGHSMPMDGMSMDSATDYETGVKGSGWAQAGTPEGDKALSYKDLRYLGTQTDTRSPEREIEVRLGGNMERYIWTMNGKKYEKAEPIQLAYGERVRLKFINDTMMAHPMHLHGMFVQLENGQPAEKLPNKHTVIVAPGDSYSVLLTADEAGEWAFHCHLLYHMATGMMNEIVVAKLDPSNVPPMHHNMSNMEHADHEMKSTSAPMQHDMSNMEHADHEMKSTSAPMQHDMSNMEHADHEMKSTSAPMQHDMSNMEHADHEMKSTSAPMQHDMSNMEHAQDKSTKPTTKAEKHAH; translated from the coding sequence ATGAAAAAATTACTTCTCATGGCGATGCTGACAAGTCTTTGCTTGTTCACGCCATTCGCTATTGCCAACACAACCGAATATACGCTAAGTATTGCGCGCCTTCCTGTTAATTTTACAGGGAATACCGTTGATAAAATTACGATTAATGGCTCAATTCCGGGGCCTACTCTGCATTTTACTGAGGGCGATGATGCCGTTATTCATGTCACTAATAAAATGCAAGAAGAAACCTCTGTGCATTGGCATGGTTTGCTATTACCCGGTGCAATGGATGGTGTTCCCGGTTTAAATGGTTTCTCGGGCATTAAGCCTAATGAAACCTTTACTTATCGGTTTAAAATTCGCCAAAGCGGAACATATTGGTATCACTCGCACAGTATGGGACAAGAGCAAGACGGACATTATGGTGCAATTGTTATCAGTCCTAAAGAAGCTGAACCTATTCAAGCAGACCGCGATTATGTGGTGATGTTTTCTGATTATAGCGATGAAGAATCCAGCAGTATTTTGGCAAATTTAAAAATGTCATCAGACTACTACCAATATGCCCGACGGACAGTAGGCGATTTTTGGGCAGATGCGAGCAAGCAAGGTGCAAGTAAAGCCTTTAATGAAGCGAAAATGTGGGCAGAAATGCGGATGTTACCGACGGATTTATCAGATGTTTCTGGCTATATGTTTTTAGTGAATGGTAAAAATATCGAACAAAACTGGACAGGGTTATTTAAAGCGGGCGAGCGGGTACGCTTACGGTTTATTAATGCGTCTGCTATGTCGTTTTATGATGTGCGTATTCCACATTTAACCATGACAGTCGTAGCGGCTGATGGGCAACCTGTTGAGCCTGTTACTGTTAATGAGTTTCGTTTTGGCATTGCAGAAACATACGATGTCATTGTCTCACCCACAGAAGATATTGCTTACACAATTGTTGCAGAAGCCCTAGACCGCACAGGGTTTGCACTAGGAACACTTGCCCCGCGTGAAGGAATGCGCGGTGAAACGCCAACCCATCGCCCACGGGCTTTATTGACAATGGCTGATATGGGCATGAGTCATGGCGAATCGTCAGCACATGAAGGTCATCAAACCAATAGCACCACATCCACAGAAGACCATGCAGGTATGGCAATGGATCATGCTGCAATGGGGCATTCCATGCCAATGGATGGCATGTCAATGGATTCAGCAACGGACTATGAAACAGGCGTTAAAGGCAGTGGTTGGGCGCAGGCGGGAACACCTGAAGGTGATAAAGCACTTAGTTATAAAGATTTGCGTTATTTAGGGACACAAACAGATACCCGTAGTCCAGAACGTGAAATTGAAGTCCGTTTAGGCGGGAACATGGAACGCTATATATGGACAATGAATGGAAAGAAATATGAAAAAGCTGAACCTATTCAATTAGCTTATGGTGAACGTGTCCGCCTAAAATTTATCAATGACACCATGATGGCGCATCCGATGCATTTGCACGGCATGTTTGTGCAATTAGAAAATGGACAACCTGCGGAAAAATTGCCGAATAAACATACGGTAATTGTTGCTCCCGGTGATAGTTATTCTGTCCTATTAACAGCCGATGAAGCAGGTGAATGGGCGTTTCACTGCCATTTACTCTATCACATGGCAACAGGCATGATGAATGAAATCGTGGTCGCAAAATTAGACCCTTCCAACGTTCCTCCCATGCACCATAACATGAGCAATATGGAACACGCTGACCATGAAATGAAGTCAACCTCAGCACCCATGCAACATGACATGAGCAACATGGAACATGCCGACCATGAAATGAAGTCAACCTCAGCACCCATGCAACATGACATGAGCAATATGGAACATGCCGACCATGAAATGAAGTCAACTTCAGCACCCATGCAACATGACATGAGCAACATGGAACATGCCGACCATGAAATGAAGTCAACCTCAGCACCTATGCAACATGACATGAGTAATATGGAACATGCTCAAGATAAATCCACCAAACCTACAACCAAGGCGGAAAAACATGCGCACTAA
- the acnB gene encoding bifunctional aconitate hydratase 2/2-methylisocitrate dehydratase, whose product MLEAYRQHVAERASQGLPPLPLNAEQVAALVELLKNPPKGEESNLVDLLTNRVPPGVDQAAYVKAGFLADIAKGTAKSPLISRERATELLGTMLGGYNVQPLIGLLDDATLAPLAVQALSHTLLMFDAYHDVVEKAKTNAAAKQVLAAWAEGEWFKVKSELPKSWTVTVLKVPGETNTDDLSPAGAAWSRPDIPLHATEMLKIKMPNAFEIITDLKKKGHDIAYVGDVVGTGSSRKSAINSVLWHLGKDIPFVPNKRQGGVILGGKIAPIFFNTAEDSGALPIECDVSKLENGDVITIYPYEGKITNEKGEVVSTFDLRPSSMPDEVRAGGRIPLIIGRGLTDNARKTLGLSASDLFIRPVAPQDTGKGYSLAQKMVGQACGVTGVRPGTYCEPKTTTVGSQDTTGGMTRDELKELACLGFSADLVMQSFCHTAAYPKPVDVRLQHELPDFMQTRGGVALRPGDGIIHSWLNRMIMPDTVGTGGDSHTRFPIGISFPAGSGLVAFAAAIGVMPLEMPESVLVRFKGEMQPGITLRDLVNAIPYAAIQKGLLTVAKQGKKNIFSGRILEIEGLPNLKVEQAFELADASAERSASACTVHLNKEPIIEYLTSNITLLRWMIANGYGDPRTLERRIKNMEGWLANPSLLQPDADAEYAAVIEIDLNEVKEPLLACPNDPDDVKTLSAVAGTKIDEVFIGSCMTNIGHYRAAGKVFEEANGQVPVRLWISPPTRMDQHQLTEEGYYSIFGKAGARMEMPGCSLCMGNQARVADNSTVVSTSTRNFPDRLGKGANVYLASAELAAVAARLGKLPSVEEYMTYTNKIKPLADNIYRYLNFHQIAEYQAAANNVIAAGKVIPIAAA is encoded by the coding sequence GTGTTAGAAGCCTATAGACAACATGTCGCAGAACGTGCCAGCCAAGGTTTACCGCCTTTACCCCTGAATGCCGAGCAAGTAGCGGCATTGGTGGAACTGTTAAAGAATCCCCCAAAAGGTGAAGAAAGTAACTTAGTTGACTTATTGACCAATCGTGTTCCCCCCGGTGTTGACCAAGCCGCTTATGTTAAAGCTGGTTTTTTAGCAGATATCGCCAAAGGAACGGCTAAAAGTCCCCTGATTTCCCGTGAACGCGCAACTGAATTGTTAGGCACGATGTTAGGTGGTTATAACGTCCAACCTTTAATCGGTTTATTAGATGATGCCACGTTAGCCCCGCTCGCTGTTCAAGCCTTATCTCATACTTTATTGATGTTTGATGCTTATCACGATGTCGTTGAGAAAGCCAAAACTAACGCCGCTGCAAAACAAGTCTTAGCCGCTTGGGCAGAAGGCGAATGGTTCAAAGTCAAGTCCGAATTACCCAAAAGCTGGACCGTTACCGTTCTCAAAGTCCCCGGTGAAACCAATACCGATGACTTATCCCCCGCTGGTGCTGCATGGAGTCGCCCTGACATCCCATTACATGCCACCGAAATGTTAAAAATTAAAATGCCTAATGCCTTCGAAATCATCACAGATTTGAAGAAAAAAGGTCATGACATTGCTTATGTAGGCGACGTGGTTGGTACAGGTTCATCCCGTAAATCCGCTATTAACTCCGTGTTATGGCACTTAGGCAAAGATATTCCCTTCGTTCCTAATAAACGTCAAGGTGGCGTGATTTTAGGCGGTAAAATTGCCCCTATTTTCTTTAACACCGCAGAAGATTCAGGCGCATTGCCTATTGAATGCGATGTTTCCAAATTAGAAAACGGCGACGTTATCACGATTTATCCTTATGAAGGCAAAATTACCAACGAAAAAGGCGAAGTGGTCAGCACTTTCGACTTACGTCCTAGCAGTATGCCAGACGAAGTCCGTGCAGGTGGTCGTATTCCCTTAATCATTGGTCGTGGTTTAACCGATAATGCCCGTAAAACTTTAGGCTTAAGTGCGTCTGATTTATTCATTCGCCCTGTTGCTCCTCAAGACACAGGTAAAGGCTACTCTTTAGCACAAAAAATGGTTGGTCAAGCCTGTGGTGTGACTGGTGTTCGCCCCGGTACATATTGCGAGCCTAAGACAACCACCGTTGGTTCACAAGATACCACTGGTGGGATGACCCGCGACGAGCTGAAAGAACTCGCCTGCTTAGGCTTTTCAGCCGATTTGGTCATGCAGAGCTTCTGCCACACGGCCGCCTATCCCAAGCCTGTTGATGTTAGATTACAACATGAATTACCTGACTTTATGCAAACCCGTGGTGGTGTTGCCTTACGTCCCGGTGATGGCATTATTCACTCATGGTTAAATCGCATGATTATGCCTGATACTGTTGGTACAGGGGGTGATTCTCACACCCGTTTCCCCATTGGTATCAGCTTCCCCGCAGGTTCTGGCTTGGTTGCCTTTGCCGCCGCCATTGGTGTAATGCCCTTAGAAATGCCTGAATCGGTTTTAGTGCGTTTCAAAGGTGAAATGCAACCCGGTATTACTTTGCGCGACTTAGTCAATGCGATTCCTTACGCAGCGATTCAAAAAGGCTTATTAACCGTCGCCAAACAAGGTAAGAAAAACATTTTCTCAGGTCGTATCTTAGAAATTGAAGGTTTGCCCAACCTGAAGGTTGAACAAGCATTTGAATTAGCAGATGCCTCTGCTGAACGTTCTGCCAGTGCATGTACTGTGCATTTAAACAAAGAACCCATTATCGAATATCTGACTTCTAACATCACCCTGTTACGTTGGATGATTGCTAATGGTTACGGCGACCCACGCACTTTAGAACGTCGTATTAAGAATATGGAAGGTTGGTTAGCTAACCCAAGCTTATTACAACCTGATGCCGATGCTGAATACGCAGCGGTCATTGAAATCGACTTAAACGAAGTTAAAGAACCTTTATTAGCCTGCCCCAATGACCCTGATGATGTAAAAACCTTATCCGCTGTCGCGGGTACAAAGATTGATGAAGTCTTTATCGGTTCTTGCATGACCAATATTGGACATTATCGCGCTGCGGGTAAAGTCTTTGAAGAAGCCAATGGACAAGTACCTGTTCGTTTGTGGATTTCTCCGCCTACTCGCATGGATCAACATCAATTAACCGAAGAAGGTTATTATTCCATTTTCGGTAAAGCGGGCGCGCGGATGGAAATGCCCGGTTGTTCATTGTGCATGGGTAATCAAGCACGGGTTGCGGACAACTCTACCGTCGTTTCTACCTCTACTCGTAACTTCCCTGACCGTTTAGGTAAAGGGGCAAATGTGTACTTAGCTTCTGCGGAATTAGCCGCTGTTGCGGCGCGTTTAGGGAAATTACCCAGCGTAGAAGAGTACATGACTTACACTAACAAGATTAAACCCTTAGCCGATAATATTTATCGCTACTTGAATTTCCATCAAATCGCGGAATATCAAGCAGCAGCAAATAATGTTATTGCTGCGGGTAAAGTCATTCCTATCGCTGCGGCGTAA
- a CDS encoding copper resistance protein B, translating into MRTNLSMLFLLSFAFSTPCIADETHSMEHGAQIFHAFNLDVGGGLSRNDGTANWDFDGWIGTDEHKLWLKSEGEYTNSKTEKSEFYALYSYNLSTFWDIQAGVRYDTQPNPLTYATLGFKGLAPYFLETTAHLFASEDGDISARLGQETDFLLTQRLIAQPYWEANLFAQDVHAQHKGSGLSTAEIGGQLRYEITRKFAPYIEVKYERKFGDTANFAERHGEQTDAVIGTLGLRLMF; encoded by the coding sequence ATGCGCACTAATCTTTCTATGTTATTCCTCTTATCATTCGCCTTCTCCACCCCCTGCATTGCTGACGAAACGCATAGCATGGAACATGGCGCACAGATTTTTCATGCGTTTAACCTAGATGTTGGGGGTGGTTTAAGTCGTAATGATGGCACGGCAAATTGGGATTTTGACGGCTGGATAGGTACAGACGAACACAAGCTCTGGCTAAAAAGTGAAGGCGAATATACCAACAGTAAAACTGAAAAATCCGAGTTTTACGCCCTGTATAGCTATAACCTCAGTACATTCTGGGATATACAAGCAGGCGTGCGCTATGACACACAACCCAACCCACTCACCTATGCAACACTCGGATTTAAAGGCTTAGCCCCTTATTTTCTGGAAACGACAGCACATCTATTTGCGAGTGAAGATGGGGATATAAGCGCGCGTTTAGGGCAAGAAACAGATTTTCTCCTCACACAACGCCTTATCGCTCAACCCTATTGGGAAGCAAATCTATTCGCCCAAGATGTTCACGCACAACACAAAGGTTCAGGACTATCCACAGCCGAAATAGGGGGACAACTGCGCTATGAAATCACCCGCAAATTTGCCCCTTATATTGAGGTAAAATATGAACGCAAGTTTGGCGACACTGCCAACTTTGCTGAACGTCACGGTGAACAAACCGATGCGGTTATTGGCACGCTTGGGTTGCGCTTGATGTTTTAA
- a CDS encoding sulfite exporter TauE/SafE family protein — MLELYGLSAFLTGLLGSVHCVGMCGGIVGALTMGLPATTHQSPLRLFPYLLTYNLGRLSSYMLSGALVGFLGGQFTEILPQPHLIGMAISGIFMIILGLYLGGWWQFLSLLEKQGAKLWRKIQPFSRYFLPVKNPLQALGLGIIWGWLPCGLVYTALMIALASGSAWEGSLLMLAFGLGTLPMLLTMGATTAWLNRLTRHIAVRRGIGLLVIIFGVYTLSGFAHPIRYGIHGTNMCYYNE, encoded by the coding sequence ATGTTAGAACTTTATGGTTTATCTGCTTTTTTAACTGGTTTACTTGGCTCTGTGCATTGTGTTGGCATGTGTGGCGGTATTGTTGGCGCGCTAACCATGGGTTTACCCGCAACAACACATCAATCTCCATTACGTCTTTTTCCCTATTTACTCACCTATAATTTAGGTCGTTTAAGTAGTTACATGTTATCGGGCGCGTTGGTTGGTTTCTTAGGGGGACAATTTACCGAAATTTTGCCACAACCGCATTTAATAGGTATGGCAATTTCTGGTATTTTCATGATTATTTTAGGTTTGTATCTGGGGGGTTGGTGGCAATTTTTAAGCCTGTTAGAAAAACAAGGAGCGAAACTGTGGCGAAAAATACAACCCTTTAGTCGCTATTTCCTACCTGTTAAAAACCCGCTACAAGCATTAGGATTAGGCATTATTTGGGGATGGTTGCCCTGTGGATTGGTTTACACGGCGTTAATGATAGCCTTAGCCTCTGGTAGCGCGTGGGAAGGCAGTTTATTGATGCTCGCTTTTGGACTTGGCACATTGCCGATGTTACTCACGATGGGCGCGACAACTGCATGGTTAAATCGGCTAACCCGTCACATTGCCGTCAGACGAGGGATAGGCTTATTGGTTATAATATTTGGAGTTTATACGCTGTCTGGTTTCGCCCATCCTATACGATATGGTATTCATGGGACGAATATGTGCTACTACAACGAATAG
- a CDS encoding HAD-IA family hydrolase: protein MQIHTHLSYFPHQADGREITVTAKQRHITHVIYDMDGVLLDTEPFYTEVTQQIVQQHGKTFTWALKSQMMGRKPLDAAKILVDALELPITAEEYLISREPLLDALFLTAQPLQGAQTLTRHLHQQGIPQAVATSTPHAKFLLKTHAHQTWFTVFNTIITGDNIAVKQGKPAPDIFLAAANALQADPAHCLVFEDALVGVEAAKAAGMHVVAIPALALDKTLFATADAVLNQMGEFRPELWGLPAF from the coding sequence GTGCAAATTCATACGCACCTATCCTATTTTCCCCACCAAGCTGATGGCAGAGAAATTACAGTGACCGCTAAACAACGACATATTACCCATGTTATCTATGATATGGATGGCGTGCTGCTAGATACCGAACCCTTTTATACCGAAGTTACCCAACAAATAGTGCAACAACACGGTAAAACCTTCACATGGGCGTTAAAATCCCAAATGATGGGGCGTAAACCACTTGATGCAGCAAAAATTTTAGTAGATGCGTTAGAACTACCCATTACGGCTGAAGAATACCTAATCTCGCGTGAACCCTTGCTTGATGCACTCTTTCTGACTGCGCAACCGCTACAAGGTGCGCAAACCTTAACACGCCATTTACATCAACAAGGAATTCCCCAAGCCGTAGCAACCAGTACACCACACGCCAAATTTTTATTAAAAACTCATGCACATCAAACATGGTTTACCGTTTTTAACACGATTATTACGGGCGATAATATTGCGGTTAAACAGGGTAAACCTGCACCTGATATTTTTCTAGCCGCTGCCAACGCGCTACAAGCAGACCCCGCCCACTGTCTGGTTTTTGAAGATGCTTTAGTCGGTGTAGAAGCCGCAAAAGCCGCAGGTATGCACGTTGTCGCCATTCCCGCGCTTGCTTTAGACAAAACCCTATTTGCCACCGCTGATGCGGTTTTAAATCAAATGGGTGAATTTCGCCCTGAATTATGGGGATTACCTGCTTTTTAA
- a CDS encoding ABC transporter permease: MQALKLALRSLPRDWRTTELRILALALLVAVTAVTSVGFFTDRVYQVMANQAADMLGADVRVNSESALPDTYQDAAHQQQLKTATVLSFPTVIVQEEDTVLVSLKAVSAGYPLRGELRIADNAFDTDRVAQDIPARGKVWIDARLLAQLNLKMGDSLPLGHSSFSIEKVVTYEPDRSGLFLQLAPRVLLNIADVADTGLIGVGSRVNYQLLIAGEANAVANYRAWLTPQLKDNQMIKGVEDNNPQFNIALRRSEQFLGLAALVAVILAGAAIAVAARHFADKQADTSAIMRCLGASQRLIMHIYLWRMFSLGLLASGLGCLMGWLAQTVLATLLASFVPSSAGLPTASLNPLFMGVAVGFITLFGFALPPILRIHAVPPLRVLRHELNATPPRVRQVLGLASVAMISLLLWQAGDIKMAGWLIAGVLLTLVLLSGVAYGLVYSLRGLRDNVGMTWRFGLSNLTRRLQASSIQLTAFGLGIMALLLLAVVRVDLLNAWQQNLPEGTPNYFIVNIQPDQVEPLKAHLDAQHLSTSGIYPMAVGRFVAINGNPVVAENYESDRARRFAERTFNLSSAATLPKDNEIIDGVFKHDSATKELSVEEDFAKDMGVKLGDVLRFSVGGQEIEATVTSLRRVKWDTFNVNFFVLGSPDTTETLAHTYVTSFYLSSERSHLIPELAKLFNGVTVFDLNVIMQQVRILMDRAVLGIQYVFLFTLLSGIMVLYAALSATYEERLYESAILRTLGATRRQILMGLLSEFSILGGLAGLLAASVASLIGWILAVQIFELPYSFNPILWLIGIIGGALGVGLAGLLGTRTVLHKPPLMTLRQV; this comes from the coding sequence ATGCAAGCCTTGAAATTGGCACTCCGCAGCCTGCCCCGTGATTGGCGCACGACTGAATTACGCATTCTTGCCCTCGCGCTATTAGTTGCCGTGACTGCCGTTACTTCCGTTGGCTTTTTTACTGACCGTGTTTATCAAGTGATGGCAAACCAAGCAGCGGACATGTTAGGCGCGGATGTGCGCGTTAATTCTGAGTCTGCCTTACCTGATACTTATCAAGACGCTGCCCATCAGCAACAGTTAAAAACGGCAACTGTCCTTAGTTTTCCCACGGTTATTGTTCAAGAAGAAGATACTGTGCTGGTCTCACTGAAAGCGGTGAGTGCGGGCTACCCTTTGCGCGGAGAATTACGTATTGCAGATAACGCATTTGATACCGATAGAGTTGCTCAGGATATACCTGCACGTGGCAAAGTTTGGATTGATGCGCGTTTACTGGCGCAATTAAACCTAAAAATGGGCGACAGTCTGCCTTTAGGGCATTCAAGCTTTAGTATTGAAAAAGTGGTGACTTATGAACCCGACCGCTCAGGTTTATTTCTCCAACTTGCGCCACGTGTTTTACTGAATATTGCCGATGTTGCTGATACAGGGCTTATTGGTGTTGGCAGTCGGGTTAATTATCAATTATTGATAGCGGGTGAGGCGAATGCTGTTGCAAACTATCGCGCATGGCTTACACCACAATTAAAAGACAACCAGATGATAAAAGGGGTTGAAGATAATAACCCACAATTTAACATTGCCTTACGTCGTTCTGAACAGTTTTTAGGATTAGCTGCGTTGGTTGCCGTTATTTTAGCAGGGGCAGCAATAGCCGTTGCGGCGCGTCATTTTGCAGATAAACAAGCAGATACCAGTGCTATTATGCGTTGTTTGGGTGCGTCACAACGGTTGATTATGCATATTTATTTATGGCGAATGTTCAGTTTAGGCTTACTTGCCAGTGGTTTAGGCTGTTTAATGGGGTGGTTAGCTCAAACAGTACTAGCCACATTATTGGCAAGTTTTGTACCCAGTAGTGCAGGCTTACCCACTGCCAGCTTAAACCCGCTATTTATGGGGGTTGCCGTTGGATTTATTACCCTTTTTGGTTTCGCCCTTCCGCCGATTTTACGCATTCACGCCGTTCCGCCGTTGCGCGTGTTACGTCACGAACTTAACGCGACACCGCCACGTGTTCGCCAAGTATTAGGATTAGCCAGTGTCGCTATGATTAGTCTGTTACTTTGGCAAGCAGGGGATATAAAAATGGCAGGTTGGCTAATTGCAGGTGTCTTGCTGACCCTCGTGTTACTGAGTGGTGTTGCTTACGGTTTAGTCTATAGCTTGCGTGGATTGCGGGATAATGTTGGGATGACATGGCGATTTGGACTGAGCAATTTAACCCGCCGTTTGCAAGCCAGTAGTATTCAATTAACTGCTTTTGGCTTGGGAATTATGGCATTGCTCTTACTAGCCGTCGTTCGGGTAGATTTGCTTAATGCTTGGCAACAGAATTTACCTGAAGGTACGCCAAATTATTTCATCGTCAATATTCAACCTGACCAAGTTGAACCGCTAAAAGCCCATTTAGATGCACAACATCTTAGTACTAGCGGTATTTATCCAATGGCTGTTGGACGCTTTGTAGCGATTAATGGGAATCCTGTGGTTGCTGAAAATTATGAAAGTGACCGCGCCCGCCGTTTTGCAGAACGTACATTTAACTTATCCAGCGCGGCAACCTTGCCTAAAGATAATGAAATCATCGACGGGGTTTTCAAACACGATAGTGCGACTAAAGAATTATCTGTCGAGGAAGATTTTGCCAAAGATATGGGCGTAAAGTTGGGTGATGTTTTGCGTTTTAGTGTTGGGGGGCAAGAGATAGAGGCAACAGTTACCAGTTTACGACGGGTAAAATGGGATACCTTTAATGTTAATTTTTTTGTGTTGGGCAGTCCTGACACGACAGAAACGTTAGCACACACTTATGTGACCAGTTTTTATTTATCGTCTGAACGAAGCCACTTAATCCCTGAATTAGCAAAATTATTTAATGGCGTAACGGTATTTGATTTAAACGTCATTATGCAACAAGTACGTATCTTAATGGACAGGGCTGTATTGGGCATTCAATACGTATTTCTCTTTACGTTATTGTCAGGCATTATGGTTTTATATGCTGCTTTGTCAGCAACTTATGAAGAGCGTTTATATGAAAGTGCGATATTGCGAACATTGGGTGCAACGCGCCGTCAAATTTTAATGGGTTTACTCTCTGAATTCAGTATATTAGGGGGATTAGCAGGATTATTAGCGGCTAGTGTTGCAAGCCTTATCGGTTGGATTTTAGCGGTACAAATTTTTGAGCTACCTTACAGTTTTAATCCTATTTTATGGTTAATTGGGATTATTGGCGGGGCGTTAGGCGTGGGACTTGCGGGATTATTGGGAACACGAACTGTATTGCATAAACCACCATTGATGACGTTGCGACAAGTTTGA
- a CDS encoding arylesterase produces the protein MLKNLLFCLVLLLWGGFVQAKTPVLLVVGDSLSAGYGINPEQGWVYLLKNRLETSDKYQQWQVINASISGDTTSGGRARLSALLDTHKPRVIILELGGNDGLRGLNLKEMRENLRIMIEKSQAAGASVILFGMKIPPNYGEAYTQRFEAVFQTLATTYKLVFVPFFLEGVAGNPEMIQADGIHPIADVQGKLLDNVWDTIKPVLTTE, from the coding sequence ATGTTAAAAAACCTATTGTTTTGTCTCGTACTCCTATTATGGGGGGGATTTGTACAGGCAAAAACCCCCGTATTATTGGTTGTCGGCGATAGTTTAAGCGCGGGCTATGGCATTAACCCTGAACAGGGCTGGGTTTATTTATTAAAAAATCGGCTAGAAACCAGTGATAAATACCAACAATGGCAAGTTATTAATGCAAGTATTAGCGGTGACACAACCAGCGGTGGACGGGCGCGATTATCCGCCTTGTTAGACACGCATAAACCCCGTGTGATCATTCTGGAGTTAGGCGGAAATGACGGATTACGAGGCTTAAATTTAAAAGAAATGCGCGAAAATTTACGCATAATGATAGAAAAAAGCCAAGCGGCAGGTGCAAGCGTTATCTTATTTGGCATGAAAATCCCGCCTAATTATGGCGAAGCTTATACACAACGCTTTGAAGCGGTTTTTCAAACCTTAGCAACAACTTATAAATTAGTATTTGTGCCTTTTTTCTTAGAAGGTGTTGCGGGTAATCCTGAGATGATACAAGCGGATGGCATTCATCCTATTGCCGACGTGCAGGGAAAATTGTTAGATAATGTATGGGATACGATTAAACCCGTATTAACAACAGAGTAA
- a CDS encoding ABC transporter ATP-binding protein: protein MIDSSNIVVKAEQVSKQVNAPEGILTLLSAVDLHIQQGEAVAIVGASGSGKSTLLGLLAGLDNPSTGEVVLLGTPLNQMDEDGRAQLRAGKVGFVFQSFHLLQGLTALENVMLPLELAGDTRAKTSAINLLEQVGLTHRLHHTPQQLSGGEQQRVAVARAFAGQPQILFADEPTGNLDQATGQRIIELLFKLRAEQGTALVLVTHDTELANQCDRRYTLDSGKIVQDAPRQH, encoded by the coding sequence ATGATAGATTCCTCAAATATAGTTGTGAAAGCAGAACAAGTGAGTAAACAAGTCAATGCACCCGAGGGGATTTTGACCTTGTTAAGTGCGGTTGATTTACACATTCAACAAGGGGAAGCCGTTGCCATTGTGGGCGCGTCAGGGTCTGGTAAATCAACCCTGTTGGGATTATTGGCTGGTTTAGACAACCCCAGCACGGGGGAAGTGGTTTTATTAGGAACACCTTTAAATCAAATGGATGAAGACGGACGCGCCCAATTGCGTGCGGGTAAAGTGGGTTTTGTATTTCAGTCTTTCCATTTGTTGCAAGGATTAACGGCTTTAGAAAACGTAATGTTGCCTTTAGAGTTAGCAGGTGATACCCGCGCTAAAACCAGTGCGATAAATTTACTAGAACAAGTGGGGTTAACGCATCGTTTACACCATACCCCGCAACAGCTATCGGGGGGAGAGCAACAGCGCGTTGCTGTCGCGCGGGCATTTGCAGGACAACCGCAAATCTTATTTGCTGATGAACCCACGGGTAATCTTGACCAAGCAACAGGGCAACGCATTATTGAATTGTTGTTTAAATTGCGTGCAGAACAAGGCACTGCATTGGTATTAGTCACCCATGATACTGAACTCGCAAACCAATGTGACCGCCGTTATACCTTAGATAGCGGTAAAATTGTGCAAGATGCGCCCCGCCAACATTAG